In a single window of the Pelodiscus sinensis isolate JC-2024 chromosome 18, ASM4963464v1, whole genome shotgun sequence genome:
- the ZMYND8 gene encoding MYND-type zinc finger-containing chromatin reader ZMYND8 isoform X6, giving the protein MDLCTLEKNVKKKMYGCTEAFLADAKWILHNCIIYNGGNHKLTQTAKVIIKICEHEMNEIEVCPECYLAACQKRDNWFCEPCSNPHPLVWAKLKGFPFWPAKALRDKDGQVDARFFGQHDRAWVPINNCYLMSKEIPFSVKKTKSIFNSAMQEMEVYVDNIRRKFGVFNYAPFRTPYTPNNQYQMLLDPANPAAGTAKTDKQEKIKLNFDMTASPKILMSKSMLSNTGRRISLTDMPRSPMSTNSSVHTGSDVEQDAEKKATSSHCSASEESMDFIDKSSASPAPTRTGQAGSLSGSPKPFSPQASTPIAAKQERSSTPGSILNLNLDRSKAEMDLKELSESVQQQSTPVPLISPKRQIRSRFQLNLDKTIESCKAQLGINEISEDVYNEVEHSDSEDSEKSDTSDSEYISDEEQKSKNDQEDGEDKESGKSDKESLTMKKKPKPPAAGEVKEELNSTSPGVEKTDTPIKEKANTDTEKDFSENGKNLQHPAKEKLKGKDETDSPTVHLGLDSDSESELVIDLGEDHCGREGRKNKKESKEPPPKQDVAGKIPPSSSASSQPPPETPVLTRSAAQTPPAGVTATTSATSTVAAPAAATGSPVKKQRPLLPKETAPAVQRVVWNSSNKFQTSSQKWHMQKVQRQQQQSQQSQQSQQPQSSQGTRYQTRQAVKAVQQKEITQSTSTSTITLVTSTQPVSMVTSSGSSSTLSSSINTDLPIATASADVAADIAKYTSKMMDAIKGTMTEIYNDLSKNTTGSTIAEIRRLRIEIEKLQWLHQQELSEMKHNLELTMAEMRQSLEQERDRLIAEVKKQLELEKQQAVDETKKKQWCANCKKEAIFYCCWNTSYCDYPCQQAHWPEHMKSCTQSATATQQETDTEISPETLNKSSQPSSSTQPPSTETASTPKEKDSAADKNKDCVTIATGVTSNQPIKLVQVPQTTTYIPTTQPTITIPVVVSPSAGTVAMRTGVQYVQTTMPVQVRRV; this is encoded by the exons ATGAATGAAATCGAAGTGTGTCCGGAATGTTATTTAGCTGCTTGCCAAAAACGAGATAACTGGTTTTGTGAGCCTTGT AGCAATCCTCACCCTTTGGTCTGGGCTAAACTCAAAGGCTTTCCATTCTGGCCTGCTAAAGCACTGAGGGATAAAGATGGACAAGTCGATGCCCGTTTCTTTGGCCAACACGACAG GGCCTGGGTTCCAATAAATAATTGCTACCTCATGTCTAAAGAAATTCCTTTTTCTGTGAAAAAGACTAAAAGCATCTTCAACAGTGCAATGCAAGAGATGGAGGTTTATGTTGATAATATTCGTAGAAAGTTTGGAGTATTTAATTACGCACCTTTCCGGACACCATATACTCCCAACAACCAATACCAAATGTTGTTAGACCCTGCAAACCCAGCAGCTGGAACTGCAAAGACAgacaaacaagaaaaaatcaaactGAACTTCGACATGACAGCATCACCCAAGATTCTAATGAGCAAATCTATGCTGAGCAACACTGGTCGAAGGATTTCCTTAACAGATATGCCACGGTCACCAATGAGTACCAACTCTTCAGTTCACACCGGATCTGATGTTGAACAGGATGCAGAAAAAAAAGCAACCTCCAGTCATTGTAGTGCAAGTGAAGAGTCCATGGACTTCATTGACAAGAGTTCAG CTTCTCCAGCACCAACAAGGACCGGCCAAGCAGGGAGCTTATCAGGCAGCCCAAAACCTTTCTCTCCTCAAGCCTCAACACCCATTGCTGCTAAGCAAGAAAGATCTTCCACTCCAGGAAGCATTCTGAACCTTAACCTTG ATCGCAGCAAAGCTGAGATGGATCTGAAAGAACTGAGTGAATCAGTCCAGCAGCAGTCCACACCTGTGCCACTAATTTCGCCAAAACGACAGATTCGCAGCAGGTTCCAGCTTAATCTTGACAAGACAATAGAGAGTTGTAAAGCACAGTTAG GAATCAATGAAATCTCTGAAGATGTTTATAATGAAGTTGAACATAGTGACTCTGAGGATTCTGAAAAATCAGACACCAGTGACAGTGAATATATCAGTGATGAAGAACAGAAATCAAAGAACGATCAGGAAGATGGAGAGGATAAAGAGAGTGGAAAAAGTGATAAAGAGTCACTGACcatgaaaaaaaaacctaaaccaccAGCTGCAGGTGAAGTTAAAGAGGAACTTAATAGCACAAGTCCTGGAGTGGAGAAAACAGACACCCCTATAAAAGAAAAGGCAAATACAGACACTGAGAAAGACTTTTCGGAAAATGGAAAAAACTTGCAGCATCCTGCAAAAGAAAAATTGAAAGGTAAAGATGAGACAGACTCTCCAACTGTGCATCTGGGTCTAGACTCTGATTCAGAGAGTGAACTTGTCATCGATCTAGGGGAAGATCATTGTGGGCGTGAGGGACGGAAAAACAAGAAAGAATCTAAAGAACCACCTCCTAAACAAGATG TTGCAGGTAAAATTCCACCTTCTTCCAGTGCAAGCAGCCAGCCTCCACCTGAAACTCCAGTGCTTACCCGATCTGCTGCACAAACACCACCAGCTGGAGTCACAGCTACTACTAGTGCTACTTCTACTGtcgctgctccagcagcagccacagggaGCCCTGTGAAAAAGCAAAGGCCGCTTCTACCTAAGGAAACAGCCCCTGCTGTGCAAAGAGTAGTGTGGAATTCTTCAAATAAATTTCAAACATCGTCTCAGAAGTGGCACATGCAAAAGgtacagcggcagcagcagcagagtcagcAATCTCAACAGTCACAACAACCTCAGTCTTCCCAAGGGACAAGATACCAGACAAGACAGGCAGTAAAAG CTGTACAGCAAAAAGAGATCACCCAGAGCACTTCCACGTCAACTATCACCTTGGTTACAAGTACTCAACCTGTTTCTATGGTTACTAGTTCTGGATCTTCAAGTACACTTTCTTCTTCAATTAATACAGACTTACCAATAGCAACAGCTTCAGCTGATGTGGCTGCAGATATTGCAAAGTACACTAGCAAA ATGATGGATGCAATAAAAGGTACAATGACTGAAATATAcaatgatctttcaaaaaataccaCTGGAAGTACAATAGCTGAG ATTCGTCGTTTGAGAATCGAAATAGAGAAACTTCAATGGTTACATCAACAGGAGCTCTCAGAAATGAAACACAATCTTG AATTGACAATGGCGGAGATGCGGCAAAGTCTAGAGCAGGAGCGTGATCGTTTGATTGCTGAAGTAAAGAAGCAGCTGGAGTTGGAGAAGCAGCAAGCCGTGGATGAAACCAAGAAGAAGCAGTGGTGTGCCAATTGCAAGAAAGAGGCCATCTTCTACTGCTGCTGGAATACCAGCTACTGTGACTACCCTTGCCAGCAAGCTCACTGGCCTGAGCATATGAAATCCTGCACACAGTCAG ctaCTGCAACACAACAAGAAACAGATACTGAAATTAGTCCAGAAACATTAAATAAATCgtcccagcccagctccagtACACAGCCTCCATCCACAGAAACAGCCAGCACCCCAAAGGAAAAGGACAGTGCAGCTGATAAAAACAAAGACTGTGTTACA ATAGCAACAGGTGTGACAAGCAACCAGCCTATAAAACTGGTCCAGGTACCGCAGACCACCACCTATATTCCAACTACTCAACCCACAATT ACCATTCCTGTAGTGGTAAGTCCTTCTGCTGGGACAGTGGCAATGAGAACTGGAGTTCAGTATGTTCAGACCACAATGCCAGTCCAAGTACGAAGAGTCTAA